A stretch of the Fusarium musae strain F31 chromosome 2, whole genome shotgun sequence genome encodes the following:
- a CDS encoding hypothetical protein (BUSCO:EOG09263GIG~EggNog:ENOG41): MAKPAVNYGLYLVTDSTPEILGDRSLEQVVEASLRGGVTLLQYRDKHSERPVAVDTARKLHAIARRYNVPLLINDRVDIAAEIDCEGVHIGQDDMAYEEARNLLGPNKIIGVTASSKEEALKACEAGADYLGIGTVYSTQTKKDTKSIIGPSGVRDILSALYHAGYDSVPTVCIGGINASNTAPVLAAARSPSKSLDGVAVVSALIAAPEPATVARDLLGKVIVAKIPEVIRAVADKTPLSHNMTNLVVQNFAANVALCVGASPIMANYAEEAADLAKLGGALVVNMGTVTPDGLKNYIQAIKAYNEADRPIILDPVGAGATTVRRNAVKTLLDAGHFTVIKGNEGEIQTVAGATITQRGVDSTSSLTFPQKASLVRSIALHRHTVVILTGATDLVSDGTRTIAISNGHPYLGEVTGTGCTLGTTVSAMVAAYDTDPLLAAVAATVMFGLAAELAAERNEVRGPGSFVPTFLDELYNIQKSTAKGDLRWLNMAKVKAVEVDINAIPGE, translated from the exons ATGGCCAAGCCCGCAGTCAACTACGGCCTATACCTGGTCACAGACTCAACACCAGAGATTCTTGGTGATCGCAGCCTAGAACAAGTAGTTGAGGCTTCTTTGCGAGGCGGTGTCACCCTCCTTCAATATCGAGACAAGCACAGTGAGCGCCCAGTCGCTGTAGACACAGCCAGGAAGCTACACGCCATTGCCCGTCGTTACAATGTCCCCCTCCTCATCAATGATCGTGTGGACATTGCCGCTGAGATAGACTGCGAGGGTGTTCATATTGGACAGGATGATATGG CATACGAAGAAGCAAGAAATCTTCTTGGTCCCAACAAAATCATTGGCGTGACCGCAAGttcaaaagaagaagcgctCAAGGCTTGCGAAGCCGGTGCTGACTACCTTGGTATCGGAACTGTCTACTCAACTCAGAC GAAAAAGGACACAAAATCTATCATCGGTCCCTCGGGAGTCCGGGATATTCTCTCAGCCTTATATCATGCTGGCTATGATTCCGTCCCTACTGTTTGTATAGGCGGTATCAACGCCAGCAACACTGCCCCTGTTCTCGCTGCAGCCAGGTCCCCCTCCAAGTCTCTCGATGGAGTTGCTGTGGTGAGCGCCCTCATCGCCGCTCCCGAGCCAGCTACCGTTGCCCGTGATCTCCTCGGTAAAGTCATCGTCGCCAAAATCCCCGAAGTTATCAGAGCCGTAGCCGACAAGACGCCCCTTTCTCATAACATGACCAACTTG GTCGTTCAAAACTTTGCCGCCAATGTGGCTCTCTGTGTTGGGGCAAGccccatcatggccaactATGcggaagaagctgctgatcTCGCCAAACTTGGTGGTGCTCTTGTGGTCAACATGGGCACCGTCACTCCTGATGGACTTAAGAACTATATCCAAGCCATCAAGGCCTACAATGAAGCTGACAGACCCATAATCCTTGATCCTGTCGG CGCTGGTGCTACCACCGTTCGTCGCAATGCTGTCAAGACTCTTCTCGATGCTGGGCATTTTACCGTCATCAAGGGCAATGAGGGCGAGATTCAGACTGTAGCGGGCGCCACAATTACGCAACGGGGCGTCGACTCAACCTCTTCCCTCACTTTTCCCCAAAAGGCGTCCCTTGTACGCTCCATCGCCTTGCATCGGCACACCGTCGTCATACTCACGGGCGCCACCGACCTCGTAAGTGACGGAACTCGTACTATAGCCATCAGCAATGGACATCCCTATCTTGGCGAAGTCACAGGCACTGGGTGTACTCTTGGCACAACAGTCAGCGCCATGGTTGCTGCGTACGACACTGACCCTCTTCTCGCTGCTGTCGCCGCAACTGTCATGTTTGGACTCGCTGCTGAGCTCGCCGCTGAGAGGAACGAAGTCCGTGGACCAGGCTCATTTGTGCCGACATTCCTTGATGAGCTGTACAATATCCAAAAGTCAACTGCCAAGGGCGACCTGCGGTGGCTGAATatggccaaggtcaaggcagtTGAAGTGGATATCAATGCCATCCCTGGTGAATAA
- the ALV1 gene encoding 5-aminolevulinate synthase, mitochondrial (BUSCO:EOG09261NLR): protein MDAVLRQSKAMCPFMKTATPATLRALSTSTRALPAPASPCGGTMSKLQLLGQRCPVMGKAMAVQTAKSRASGSVRAFSGHSKTGKAKIHTTRNKEARAVDRPLFDGRENAPAPPSVHATRKPTSTSPTAAAAAAGFHSPGKFDYEGFYNAELEKKHKDKSYRYFNNINRLAKEFPRAHMSDKEDRVTVWCANDYLGMGRNPHVLRKMHETLEEYGAGAGGTRNISGHNRHAVELESTLAKLHAKEGALVFSSCYVANDATLATLGSKMPDCVILSDSLNHASMIQGIRHSGTKKIVFKHNDVQDLEAKLASLPLHVPKIIAFESVYSMCGSIGPIEEICDLAEKYGAITFLDEVHAVGMYGPHGAGVAEHLDWEAHANGAPRGTIMDRIDIITGTLGKAYGCVGGYIAGSAKFIDMIRSLAPGFIFTTSLPPATMAGAQASIEYQMDYDGDRRLQQLHTRAVKEAMNARDIPVIPNPSHIVPILVGNAETAKEASDMLLNDYGIYVQAINYPTVPVGQERLRVTPTPGHIKEYRDQLVEAIDEIWTRLDIKRTSDWAAEGGFIGVGEQDNVQEPLWTDKQLNIEQATKDIKATGQAVNSVTEALLELEIKQTSQAATAA from the exons ATGGATGCCGTCCTTCGTCAGTCCAAGGCCATGTGCCCTTTTATGAAGACGGCCACGCCTGCCACTCTGCGTGCCCTGTCCACCTCGACTCGTGCCCTTCCGGCTCCCGCCTCTCCATGCGGCGGCACCATGTCAAAGCTTCAGCTGCTTGGCCAGCGATGCCCTGTCATGGGAAAGGCCATGGCCGTTCAGACCGCCAAGAGTCGCGCTTCTGGTTCTGTTCGTGCTTTCTCTGGCCACTCTAAGACTGGTAAGGCCAAGATTCACACTACCCGCAATAAAGAGGCTCGCGCTGTCGACCGCCCGCTCTTTGATGGCCGTGAGAATG CTCCCGCGCCTCCTAGTGTTCACGCAACCCGAAAGCCTACTTCTACTTCTCCGAccgctgctgccgctgccgccggCTTCCACTCTCCTGGTAAATTCGATTACGAAGGATTCTACAATGccgagctcgagaagaagcacaagGACAAATCATACCGCTatttcaacaacatcaaccgTTTGGCCAAAGAGTTTCCCCGTGCGCATATGTCTGACAAGGAGGATCGAGTAACTGTATGGTGCGCCAACGATTATCTAGGAATGGGCCGCAACCCTCATGTCCTCCGAAAGATGCATGAAACATTGGAGGAGTAtggcgctggcgctggtggAACTCGAAACATCTCTGGCCATAACAGGCACGCCGTTGAGCTCGAGAGTACCTTGGCAAAGCTGCACGCTAAGGAGGGTGCTCTTGTCTTCAGTTCCTGCTATGTCGCCAATGATGCGACTCTCGCCACGCTCGGCAGCAAGATGCCCGATTGTGTCATTCTCTCCGACAGCCTGAATCACGCATCCATGATTCAGGGTATTCGCCATTCCGGCACCAAGAAGATTGTTTTCAAGCATAACGATGTGCAAGATCTCGAGGCTAAGCTGGCATCCCTTCCTCTGCATGTGCCCAAGATCATCGCCTTCGAGTCAGTCTATAGTATGTGCGGCTCTATTGGTCCTATCGAGGAGATCTGTGATCTCGCCGAAAAGTACGGTGCCATTACTTTTCTCGATGAGGTACATGCCGTCGGTATGTACGGACCTCACGGTGCTGGTGTCGCTGAGCACCTTGACTGGGAGGCACACGCCAATGGCGCCCCTCGCGGGACCATCATGGACCGAATTGACATTATTACTGGCACTCTGGGCAAAGCTTATGGTTGCGTTGGTGGCTACATCGCAGGCAGCGCCAAATTCATTGATATGATCCGATCATTGGCCCCTGGCTTCATTTTCACTACTTCTCTCCCCCCTGCCACAATGGCCGGTGCTCAGGCTTCCATCGAGTACCAGATGGACTATGATGGTGATCGACGACTCCAGCAGCTACACACTCGCGCTGTCAAGGAAGCTATGAATGCTCGAGACATCCCCGTCATCCCCAATCCTTCTCACATTGTACCTATCCTTGTTGGCAACGCCGAGACCGCAAAGGAGGCCTCCGACATGCTCCTCAATGACTACGGAATCTACGTCCAGGCTATCAATTACCCGACGGTCCCTGTTGGCCAGGAGCGGCTCCGCGTAACCCCAACTCCCGGACACATCAAGGAGTACCGTGACCAGCTTGTTGAGGCTATCGATGAGATCTGGACTCGTCTCGATATCAAGCGAACCTCTGATTGGGCTGCTGAGGGTGGCTTCATTGGTGTTGGCGAGCAGGACAATGTACAGGAGCCTCTGTGGACTGATAAGCAGCTCAACATCGAGCAGGCTACCAAGGATATTAAAGCTACCGGTCAAGCTGTTAACAGCGTTACCGAagctcttcttgagcttgagatcaAGCAGACCTCTCAGGCCGCTACTGCTGCTTAA
- a CDS encoding hypothetical protein (EggNog:ENOG41), whose protein sequence is MASLTDGRYPPTLKTEEKDALIETVKDWSIGNGLAVRPPPTVIPAEADPKSIVAINVPVTLFPSPFPKQCFAQGKAVQKTYNELYASVSRDEEFLAQVVKEVSDGDEFIRNLWDVHTKVKAEGYTQASALSLGLFRSDYMVHQDTEASKSSLQVKQVEFNTIASSFGGLSTHTSALHKYLATAEYPILDNSITQGSLDLPENASTRGLAAGIVKAYNIYPDSELGHQKCVIFLVQDGERNIFDQRHLEYQISSSSPSIPVFRLPYSQILQHSKIADTSKRQLLYLLPRNPSKIYEVAVIYMRSGYGPSDYPDQQAWEARYHLERSNAIKCPSVLTQLAGTKKVQQILATPRPSTESSALSRFIRDDTDEAAELWRTFTNIYPMDGSDAGLEARKKALDPKICQNYVLKPQREGGGNNIYRGAIPDFLKSVPESHWGSYILMELITPPPVNNIILRNGNLEHGGVICELGIYGTCIWDQSTGKVHHNEEAGYLLRTKGDKSEEGGVAAGFGCMDSCALV, encoded by the exons ATGGCTTCTCTGACAGACGGGAGATACCCACCCACTCTCAAGACCGAAGAAAAGGACGCCCTCATCGAGACCGTCAAGGACTGGTCAATAGGTAATGGCCTCGCAGTCAGGCCTCCTCCCACAGTCATACCCGCCGAGGCAGACCCCAAAAGCATCGTTGCTATCAACGTTCCTGTGACCCTCTTCCCAAGTCCATTTCCCAAGCAATGCTTCGCGCAGGGTAAGGCAGTTCAAAAGACCTACAACGAGCTGTATGCCTCAGTGAGCAGGGATGAAGAGTTCTTGGCTCAGGTTGTGAAGGA GGTCTcagatggtgatgagttTATTCGAAACTTATGGGACGTTCATACCAAGGTTAAGGCTGAGGGATATACACAGGCAAGT GCCCTGTCTCTAGGCTTGTTCCGCTCAGACTACATGGTGCATCAGGATACCGAAGCCTCAAAGTCTTCTTTGCAAGTCAAGCAGGTTGAGTTCAATACCATTGCGTCTTCTTTTGGCGGCCTCTCGACGCACACCTCTGCTCTCCATAA GTATCTTGCTACAGCCGAGTACCCGATTTTGGACAACTCTATTACCCAAGGATCACTAGACCTGCCCGAGAACGCCAGCACTCGTGGCTTAGCAGCAGGTATCGTGAAAGCGTACAACATTTATCCCGACTCCGAACTCGGCCACCAGAAGTGCGTCATCTTTCTCGTACAAGATGGTGAGAGGAATATCTTCGACCAGCGCCATCTTGAATACCAAATCTCTAGCTCTTCCCCATCTATCCCTGTGTTCCGACTACCTTATTCCCAAATCCTACAGCACAGCAAGATTGCAGACACCTCTAAACGCCAGCTTCTATACCTCCTTCCAAGAAACCCTTCCAAGATTTACGAAGTTGCTGTGATCTACATGCGATCTGGATATGGGCCTTCTGACTACCCTGATCAACAAGCTTGGGAGGCTCGTTATCACCTGGAGAGGTCGAATGCTATCAAATGCCCCAGTGTCCTGACTCAATTAGCTGGAACGAAGAAGGTTCAACAAATTCTTGCAACACCACGCCCTTCCACAGAGTCCTCGGCTCTTAGTAGGTTCATTCGCGATGACACGGATGAGGCAGCTGAGCTATGGCGCACATTCACCAACATCTACCCGATGGACGGCAGTGATGCCGGCCTTGAGGCCCGGAAGAAGGCCCTCGACCCCAAGATTTGTCAAAATTATGTGTTGAAGCCCCAGCGCGAAGGTGGTGGCAACAACATCTATCGGGGGGCTATTCCAGACTTCCTCAAATCAGTTCCCGAATCCCACTGGGGGTCTTATATTCTCATGGAGCTCATCACTCCCCCACCTGTCAATAACATCATTCTTCGCAATGGCAATCTAGAGCACGGCGGTGTCATCTGCGAGCTGGGCATTTATGGCACTTGCATCTGGGACCAGAGCACAGGCAAAGTTCACCACAATGAGGAAGCCGGGTATCTTTTGCGTACAAAGGGCGATAAGAGCGAGGAAGGTGGGGTTGCAGCTGGTTTCGGATGTATGGACAGTTGTGCGTTGGTGTAG
- a CDS encoding hypothetical protein (BUSCO:EOG09265JNA) — MSFSSVFRRAAVAPASAARAFSTTTPRPLAKITIIGNLADTPEVHSTSTGREVLRYAVASNSGTRDNRKTSWFRVTSFAEGPQRDYLMNLPKGASVYVEGDASLSTYTDSNGQNRTSFNVVQRTLEVLRRPQAPEQGE; from the exons ATGTCTTTCTCCTCCGTCTTCCGACGCGCCGCTGTCGCCCCTGCCTCTGCTGCCCGGGCCTTTAGCACCACCACCCCTCGACCTCTGGCCAAGATCACCATCATTGGTAATCTCGCCGACACCCCCGAGGTCCACTCCACCAGCACCGGTCGCGAAGTCCTCCGCTACGCTGTGGCCAGCAACAGCGGCACCCGAGACAACCGCAAGACCAGTTGGTTCCGAGTCACTAGCTTCGCCGAGGGCCCTCAGCGCGATTACCTCATGAACCTTCCTAAAGG TGCCAGCGTCTACGTCGAGGGTGATGCCTCCTTGAGCACCTACACCGACTCCAATGGTCAGAACCGCACCAGCTTCAATGTCGTCCAGC GCACACTCGAGGTTCTCCGACGTCCTCAGGCTCCTGAGCAGGGCGAGTAA
- a CDS encoding hypothetical protein (EggNog:ENOG41): protein MIDSAHLFGRDDLSIIVAPGPGTITTPSLTANLVCRVLFGLIANIACIVPLKNLYRNGEFAAVVFIANIEWSNLDTIINALVWRNDDTSKWWNGEVFCDVNAYYVNFTGALFGTCLLAIMRNLAQQVGLLRANALTVRERRRRNLVQALIMFPLPVIQVAWVWPLTTQRYAVATLAGCSWIAWPSWPYMVFFVLAPVTVALVTSGYAILVYIRFRDIARTTRSAVNSSRSANQRAQRTKRRLYLMVLAILVPYLPLVVTLAVLNMLKAFPLQPFDYDLIHNRVIPYPWSAVIFVPSNGVNFGYLNNCYIHILSAIPVVIFFGMTKDAMNSYRRGLLCLGFGCIFPKLHEEYDPNRTIGGSGSGHSRFMSSTTSTTSSISSKIRSLLSQRNLSTASSASLNPISLQSTDAPAVTGEYELGPRVGGLQVSPSPLREISYPPPTIPTFSEPINPPPRNPFLFRTRFDRPAIPFRPLSSFRFGKKKDKRPPLDRSLPLDSLPSVVNNQLWENSSAMQPCNQTLVWADREITPSPGIFTTESSLLVPMSSTYSVTTEPLQETYRR, encoded by the exons ATGATCGACTCAGCTCACCTGTTTGGTCGTGACGACTTGTCTATCATCGTTGCACCTGGACCTGGGACCATCACCACTCCATCTCTCACAGCCAACCTTGTTTGCAGAGTTCTCTTCGGGCTCATCGCCAATATTGCCTGTATAGTCCCTCTGAAAAACCTCTACCGTAATGGTGAATTCGCAGCTGTTGTCTTTATTGCCAACATCGAATGGTCAAATCTCGACACAATAATCAACGCCCTCGTTTGGCGGAACGACGACACTAGCAAGTGGTGGAATGGCGAGGTATTCTGCGATGTCAATGCCTACTACGTCAACTTCACTGGCGCCTTATTCGGAACTTGCCTCCTGGCCATCATGCGGAATCTTGCCCAGCAAGTCGGCCTCCTTCGTGCCAATGCCCTCACAGTTCGGGAGAGACGCCGGCGTAACCTGGTCCAGGCACTCATCATGTTTCCTCTCCCAGTTATCCAGGTCGCATGGGTCTGGCCTTTGACTACTCAACGATACGCAGTAGCTACACTGGCTGGATGCAGCTGGATTGCATGGCCTTCGTGGCCATATAtggtcttcttcgtcctggCCCCTGTTACAGTCGCACTGGTCACATCCGGATATGCGA TCCTTGTCTATATACGTTTTCGTGACATTGCAAGAACCACTCGTTCGGCggtcaacagcagcaggtCTGCTAACCAACGCGCTCAGAGGACGAAGCGTCGTCTTTACCTGATGGTCTTGGCCATCTTAGTCCCTTATCTACCTCTTGTGGTGACCCTTGCTGTTCTAAACATGCTGAAGGCATTTCCTCTTCAACCCTTTGATTACGACCTCATCCATAATCGAGTGATCCCTTATCCATGGTCGGCAGTCATTTTTGTCCCTTCCAATGGTGTCAACTTCGGGTATCTGAACAACTGCTATATCCACATCCTTTCCGCCATTCCTGTCGTTATCTTTTTCGGCATGACCAAGGACGCCATGAATAGTTATCGTCGCGGCTTGCtatgtcttggctttggatgTATCTTCCCCAAGCTTCACGAGGAGTATGACCCTAACAGGACAATTGGTGGGAGCGGTTCTGGACACTCTCGCTTTATGAGCTCCACGACTTCAAC TACCTCTTCGATATCGAGCAAGATCAGGAGTCTTCTGTCTCAGCGCAATTTGAGCACGGCGTCCTCTGCAAGCCTCAACCCAATATCTTTACAGTCCACCGACGCTCCAGCCGTGACTGGTGAATACGAGTTAGGACCTCGAGTGGGTGGATTGCAAGTATCACCTTCACCTTTACGAGAGATTTCCTATCCTCCCCCAACTATCCCGACTTTCTCGGAACCCATCAACCCACCTCCTCGTAACCCTTTCCTCTTCCGGACGCGCTTCGATAGGCCCGCCATTCCATTCCGTCCACTGTCGTCGTTTCGctttggcaagaagaaggataaacGACCCCCGCTTGATCGCAGTCTGCCTCTTGACTCTCTCCCCTCCGTCGTCAACAACCAGTTGTGGGAGAACAGCTCCGCTATGCAGCCCTGCAACCAGACACTTGTTTGGGCTGATAGAGAGATCACCCCAAGTCCCGGTATTTTTACTACGGAGTCCAGTCTGTTGGTTCCCATGTCGTCGACGTATTCTGTTACAACTGAACCACTGCAGGAAACATATCGGCGCTAG